In Rhododendron vialii isolate Sample 1 chromosome 9a, ASM3025357v1, the following are encoded in one genomic region:
- the LOC131300121 gene encoding putative receptor-like protein kinase At3g47110 isoform X1, whose protein sequence is MLKPMRLILSSLLIHKIKLLSLVLFLTTATEVASAFSNKTDRLALLSFKELIAEDPLGSLSSWNNSLELCEWDGVTCSRKHQRVVVLDLRGKSLRGILSPFLGNLSFLRSLYLQENRFQGKIPLELDHLFRLQHLNLSFNSLQGEIPTNLSNYLTTIDFKSNNLVGKIPASFGSLSKLTYLNLKINNLIGGIPPSLGNLSLLQIVNLGFNNITGTIPHSIGRLPNLKQIVIGPTKLSGTVPPSLYNSSTLTHLVISYNQLTGVLPQNIGLTLPNLQVISVGRNQFWGPFPVSLSNASRLRILDLALSNLSGPVPFDLGRIMKDLGWLILGGNYLGSGDASDLRFIDSLTNCSKLQALVFYGNGFGGVLPTTIANLSSQLNKLSGGVNQLVGTIPAEISNLVNLAALLLDNNHFKGVIPFEIGKLRNLQQLDLLRNKLSGPIPSSICNLTKMYQLSLEENNLNSSLPSCIENIPGLQILNLSYNILAGPIPETIGLSSSLTFLNLAHNSFMGALPLEIGKLNNLQELDVSDNKLSGDIPSTLGNCLRLESLCLEGNMFQGSIPHSFSSLRGIEILDLSRNNLSGQIEEYLAALIFLKNLNLSFNNLAGEVPSHGVFGNLSAISLVGNNGLCGGSAEMQLPACPKSVKKGNRLGFKVIVAIACMIPCLSFVLLLVVFLGKRKQKTKFVTQPFIGDDFLRVSYDQLSKATNGFSSTNLIGAGSFGTVFKGFLHEGEKPVAVKVLNLDQGGASKSFIAECEALRKTRHRNLLRIITTCSSVDHAGQDFKAIVFEYMPNGSLENWLHPGEDAQLQAVNLELNQRLDIAIDIMCALDYLHHSCEKPIVHCDLKPNNVLIDEDMTAHVGDFGLARFLTVDSNYIGGEESNSLAIKGSIGYVAPEYGVGGKISTQGDVYSYGILLLEMLTGRRPTDEMFTDGQSLHEFCKSALPERVMGIVDSRMLFEEPNEAKNDVDQNEKIRQAKLRECLMSLMRIGVACSAESPGERMNVKDALVGLMTIKEVFFGVGIHGKRQLRTRISCEGTSRARY, encoded by the exons ATGCTTAAGCCGATGAGGTTGATTTTGTCATCTCTCTTAATTCACAAGATCAAGCTACTCAGCTTGGTGCTCTTTCTCACCACAGCTACGGAAGTAGCCTCCGCATTTAGCAACAAAACTGATCGACTAGCACTGCTTTCCTTCAAGGAACTTATAGCCGAGGATCCTCTTGGCTCGTTAAGTTCCTGGAACAATTCTCTCGAACTTTGCGAATGGGACGGAGTAACGTGCAGTCGCAAGCATCAGAGAGTAGTGGTTTTGGACTTGAGGGGAAAAAGTCTGAGGGGAATCCTGTCACCTTTCTTGGGAAACCTCTCTTTCCTCAGATCCCTTTACCTCCAGGAAAATAGATTCCAAGGAAAAATCCCCCTGGAGCTCGACCACTTGTTCAGGCTGCAACATCTGAATCTCAGTTTCAATTCTCTCCAAGGGGAAATTCCAACCAATTTGTCGAACTACCTTACTACCATTGATTTCAAGTCTAACAACCTAGTTGGAAAAATTCCAGCATCATTTGGTTCTCTCTCCAAGCTCACTTATCTTAACCTTAAAATCAACAACCTCATCGGAGGGATTCCACCATCTCTTGGtaacctctctctcctccaaataGTAAATTTGGGATTTAATAATATAACAGGAACTATTCCACATTCCATCGGCCGGCTTCCCAACCTTAAACAAATCGTCATTGGACCAACTAAACTGTCAGGTACTGTCCCTCCCTCACTTTATAATAGCTCAACTCTCACGCATCTAGTCATTTCATATAACCAACTTACAGGTGTTTTACCCCAAAATATTGGCCTCACACTCCCAAACCTGCAAGTGATAAGCGTAGGGAGAAACCAATTCTGGGGACCCTTTCCAGTTTCTCTTTCTAATGCATCTAGACTGAGAATACTTGATCTAGCTCTAAGCAACCTTTCAGGGCCAGTTCCCTTTGACCTAGGGAGAATAATGAAGGATCTAGGGTGGCTAATTCTGGGTGGAAACTATTTAGGCTCCGGGGATGCTAGTGACTTGAGGTTCATCGATTCGTTAACTAACTGCAGCAAGCTACAAGCATTGGTTTTCTATGGTAatggttttggtggtgttttacCCACTACCATAGCCAATCTCTCGAGCCAGCTCAATAAGTTATCAGGTGGCGTAAATCAGTTAGTTGGAACCATCCCTGCAGAAATTTCCAACCTTGTCAACTTAGCTGCACTTCTTTTGGACAATAACCATTTTAAAGGTGTCATTCCTTTTGAAATTGGGAAGCTTAGAAACCTCCAACAACTAGATTTGCTTAGAAATAAGCTATCTGGTCCCATCCCATCAAGCATTTGTAACCTCACTAAAATGTATCAACTGAGCCTAGAAGAGAACAACTTGAACAGTAGCCTGCCCTCATGTATTGAAAACATTCCAGGCTTGCAGATCTTGAATCTTTCTTACAACATCTTAGCTGGTCCCATACCCGAAACTATAGGCCTTTCCTCCTCTTTAACTTTCCTGAACTTGGCTCATAACTCTTTTATGGGTGCCCTGCCACTTGAAATTGGGAAATTGAACAATCTCCAGGAACTTGATGTTTCAGACAACAAGTTGTCCGGAGATATTCCTAGTACTCTTGGAAATTGCTTGAGATTGGAAAGCCTTTGTTTGGAGGGTAACATGTTTCAGGGTAGTATTCCTCACTCATTTAGCTCCTTGAGAGGAATTGAAATTTTGGATCTTTCGCGCAATAACTTGTCTGGCCAAATTGAGGAATATTTAGCAGCcctcatttttttgaagaatcTGAACTTGTCCTTTAACAACTTGGCCGGTGAGGTGCCCTCCCATGGTGTCTTCGGAAACTTGAGTGCAATTTCACTTGTTGGAAACAATGGGCTTTGTGGGGGCAGTGCAGAAATGCAGTTGCCTGCTTGCCCGAAGTCCGTGAAGAAGGGGAATCGCCTTGGCTTCAAAGTTATTGTTGCAATTGCTTGCATGATCCCATGTCTTTCATTTGTGCTACTTTTGGTTGTTTTCcttggaaaaagaaaacaaaaaaccaaatttgTCACCCAACCATTCATTGGAGATGATTTCTTGAGGGTTTCATACGATCAGCTAAGTAAAGCTACAAATGGGTTCTCTTCAACAAACTTAATTGGTGCTGGAAGTTTTGGCACTGTGTTCAAAGGATTTCTCCATGAAGGTGAAAAGCCAGTTGCAGTCAAGGTGCTCAATCTAGACCAAGGAGGAGCTTCGAAGAGCTTCATCGCTGAATGTGAAGCCCTAAGGAAAACAAGGCATAGAAATCTTCTAAGGATCATAACCACGTGCTCAAGTGTCGATCATGCAGGTCAAGATTTTAAAGCAATAGTTTTCGAGTACATGCCCAATGGAAGTTTGGAGAATTGGTTGCATCCTGGAGAGGATGCACAATTGCAAGCAGTAAACTTGGAACTTAACCAAAGGCTGGACATAGCGATCGATATTATGTGTGCATTAGACTACCTTCATCACAGTTGTGAAAAACCAATTGTTCATTGTGATCTGAAGCCCAACAACGTCCTAATAGACGAAGACATGACTGCCCATGTGGGAGATTTTGGGCTGGCTAGGTTCCTCACCGTGGACAGCAATTATATTGGTGGAGAAGAGAGCAACTCACTTGCAATCAAGGGTTCCATAGGCTATGTTGCTCCAG AATATGGAGTTGGAGGGAAGATATCTACACAAGGAGACGTTTACAGCTATGGGATTCTTTTATTGGAAATGCTAACAGGAAGGAGACCAACAGATGAAATGTTTACGGACGGACAAAGCCTTCATGAATTCTGTAAGTCAGCACTGCCTGAGCGAGTGATGGGGATTGTAGATTCGCGCATGCTATTTGAAGAACCTAATGAAGCAAAAAACGATGTTGATCAAAACGAGAAAATCAGACAAGCCAAACTAAGGGAATGCTTGATGTCCCTTATGAGGATTGGGGTTGCATGCTCTGCAGAATCACCTGGTGAAAGAATGAATGTCAAGGATGCCTTAGTAGGATTAATGACAATAAAGGAAGTATTTTTCGGAGTAGGTATTCATGGCAAGAGGCAATTGAGGACGCGAATTTCCTGTGAAGGAACATCTCGGGCTCGCTACTAA
- the LOC131300129 gene encoding probable LRR receptor-like serine/threonine-protein kinase At3g47570, producing MLPSTFTSTIATKLMTLILSSLLIHRIKLLSFLLFFTTATQVACRLSNETDRLALLSFKELIAEDPLRSLSSWNSSLDLCKWDGVTCSHKHQRVVVLDLRGKSLRGSMSPFLGNLSFLRSIYLQENRFQGKIPLELSRLFRLQHLNFSFNSLQGEIPTNLSNSFGIIFLPYNDLVGKIPASFGTLSKLIDLRLFSNNLIGGIPPFLGNLSLLQNVDLGRNSFTGTIPHSIGRLGNLKAFGIGSTKLSGTVPPTLYNISTLMKLVIANNQFTGSLPQDIGHRLPNLILFSIAINQFWGPIPASLSNASRMEYLALLDNNFLGGVPFDLGRKMKNLFYLNLGANNLGSGDASDLSFIDSLTNCSKLQTFDFAANGFGGVLPTSIANLSSLLNLLAAGRNQLVGSIPAGIFNFINLDTLGLEGNHFSGVIPFEIGKLENLQVLAFSGNKLSGPIPTSIGNLTQIFELVLDENNFNGTIPSSIENILGLQILDLSHNFLMGPIPQTVGLFFSLTFMYLSFNSFMGTLPLEIGKLNNLQELDVSENKLSGHIPSTLGNCLKLEGLFLEGNMFQGSIPLTFSSLKGIESLDLSHNNLSGQIPEDLAALVLLKNLNLSFNNLAGVVPLQGVFGNLGTISLVGNKGLCGGIAEMQLPACPKSIKKGNRLGFKIIVPIACIIPCLSLVLLLVVFLRKRKQKNKSLTLPVIGHDFLKVSFDQLLNATGGFSSLNLIGAGSFGTVYKGILHEGDKAIAVKVLNLEQRGASKSFVAECEALRKTRHKNLLKIITVCSSINHAGDDFKALVFEYMPNGSLEKWLHPGEDTPQQEWNLSLSQRLNIAIDVACALEYLHHRCETPIVHCDLKPSNVLIDEDMIAHVGDFGLAKFLTINSSISDGRETNSLAIKGSIGYVAPEYGAGGRTSTDGDVYSFGILLLEMLTGKRPTDEMFTIRQSLHEFCKVALPERVMEIVDPRILLEEATEAEKNTQNERIRQAKIRECLVSLIRIGIACSEESPRKRMNVKDVIIGLTTVKEVFLGVGIHGRRQMRMRLTGEGTSRE from the exons ATGCTACCTTCCACTTTCACTTCGACTATTGCTACTAAGCTGATGACGCTTATCTTGTCATCTCTGTTAATTCACAGGATAAAGCTACTCAGCTTCTTGTTATTTTTCACCACTGCAACACAAGTCGCCTGCAGATTGAGCAATGAAACGGATCGACTAGCATTGCTTTCCTTCAAGGAACTTATAGCCGAGGATCCGCTTAGGTCGTTAAGCTCCTGGAACAGTTctctcgatctctgcaaatggGACGGAGTAACATGCAGTCACAAGCATCAAAGAGTAGTGGTTCTGGACTTGAGGGGCAAAAGTCTGAGGGGAAGCATGTCACCTTTCTTGGGAAACCTCTCTTTCCTCAGATCCATTTACCTCCAGGAAAACAGATTCCAAGGAAAAATCCCCCTGGAGCTTAGCCGCTTGTTCAGGCTGCAACATCTGAATTTTAGTTTCAATTCTCTCCAAGGGGAAATTCCAACCAATTTGTCAAACTCCTTCGGTATCATTTTTTTACCATATAATGATCTAGTCGGAAAAATTCCAGCCTCGTTTGGTACTCTCTCCAAGCTCATTGATCTTCGCCTTTTCTCCAACAACCTCATTGGAGGGATTCCACCTTTTCTCGGtaacctctctctcctccaaaatgTTGATTTGGGAAGGAATAGTTTCACAGGAACTATTCCACATTCCATCGGCCGCCTTGGCAACCTTAAGGCATTCGGCATTGGATCGACTAAATTGTCAGGTACTGTCCCTCCCACACTTTATAATATCTCGACTCTCATGAAGCTTGTCATTGCAAATAACCAATTTACAGGCAGTTTACCCCAAGATATTGGTCATAGACTCCCCAATCTGATACTTTTTAGCATTGCGATTAACCAATTCTGGGGACCCATTCCAGCTTCTCTTTCTAACGCATCTAGAATGGAATACCTTGCTCTATTAGATAACAATTTTTTGGGGGGAGTTCCTTTTGACCTAGGGAGAAAGATGAAGAATCTTTTCTATCTAAATCTGGGTGCAAACAATTTAGGTTCTGGGGATGCTAGTGACTTGAGCTTCATCGATTCGTTAACTAACTGTAGCAAGCTACAAACATTTGATTTCGCTGCAAatggttttggtggtgttttacCCACTTCCATAGCCAATCTCTCAAGTCTCCTCAATTTGTTAGCAGCAGGACGAAACCAGCTAGTTGGAAGCATACCTGCAGGAATTTTCAACTTCATCAACTTAGATACATTGGGTTTGGAAGGAAACCATTTTTCAGGTGTCATTCCCTTTGAAATAGGGAAGCTTGAAAATCTACAGGTACTAGCTTTCAGTGGAAATAAACTGTCTGGTCCCATCCCAACAAGCATTGGAAATCTCACTCAAATATTTGAGCTAGTCCTTGACGAGAACAACTTCAATGGAACCATTCCTTCAAGTATTGAAAACATCTTGGGCTTGCAAATCTTGGATCTCTCACATAATTTCTTAATGGGTCCCATTCCCCAAACAGTAggccttttcttctctctcactttcaTGTACTTGTCTTTTAACTCTTTTATGGGTACGCTGCCACTCGAAATAGGGAAATTGAACAATCTCCAAGAACTAGATGTTTCGGAGAACAAGTTGTCTGGACATATTCCTAGTACTCTGGGAAATTGCTTGAAATTGGAGGGCCTTTTTTTAGAGGGTAACATGTTTCAGGGTAGTATTCCTCTCACTTTTAGCTCCTTGAAAGGAATTGAAAGTCTAGATCTTTCGCACAATAACTTGTCCGGCCAAATTCCAGAAGATCTAGCTGCCCTCGTTCTTTTAAAGAATCTGAACTTGTCATTTAACAACTTGGCTGGTGTGGTGCCTTTGCAAGGTGTCTTTGGAAACTTGGGTACGATTTCACTTGTTGGAAATAAAGGGCTTTGTGGAGGCATTGCAGAAATGCAGTTACCTGCTTGCCCAAAGTCCATAAAGAAAGGGAATCGCCTTGGCTTCAAAATTATTGTTCCAATTGCTTGCATAATCCCCTGTCTTTCACTGGTGCTacttttggttgtttttcttaggaaaagaaaacagaaaaacaaatctCTCACCCTACCAGTCATAGGACATGATTTCTTAAAGGTTTCATTTGATCAGCTCCTTAATGCCACTGGTGGATTCTCTTCATTAAACTTAATTGGAGCTGGAAGTTTTGGCACCGTGTACAAAGGAATTCTCCATGAAGGTGATAAAGCAATTGCAGTCAAGGTTCTCAATCTTGAACAAAGAGGAGCTTCCAAGAGCTTTGTGGCTGAATGTGAAGCTTTGAGGAAAACAAGGCACAAAAATCTTCTAAAGATTATAACAGTGTGTTCAAGTATCAACCATGCAGGTGATGATTTTAAAGCACTAGTTTTTGAGTACATGCCCAATGGAAGTTTAGAGAAGTGGTTGCATCCAGGAGAAGATACACCACAACAGGAATGGAACTTAAGCCTTTCCCAAAGGTTAAATATAGCGATTGATGTTGCATGTGCCTTAGAATACCTTCATCACCGTTGTGAAACTCCAATTGTTCACTGTGATCTAAAGCCAAGCAATGTTCTCATTGATGAAGACATGATTGCCCATGTGGGAGATTTTGGCCTAGCAAAGTTCCTCACCATAAATAGCAGTATTAGTGATGGCCGAGAAACAAATTCACTTGCAATCAAAGGTTCAATAGGATATGTTGCACCAG aATATGGAGCTGGAGGAAGGACATCTACAGATGGAGATGTTTACAGCTTTGGGATTTTGTTACTGGAAATGTTGACAGGAAAAAGACCGACAGATGAAATGTTTACAATCAGACAAAGCCTTCATGAATTTTGCAAGGTGGCATTGCCAGAGAGAGTGATGGAGATTGTTGATCCGCGCATTCTATTAGAAGAAGCTACTGAAGCTGAAAAAAATACTCAGAACGAAAGAATTAGACAAGCCAAAATAAGAGAATGTTTAGTTTCCCTTATAAGGATTGGAATTGCATGTTCTGAGGAATCACCTAGAAAAAGGATGAACGTCAAGGACGTGATCATAGGATTAACGACAGTAAAGGAAGTCTTTCTTGGAGTAGGTATCCATGGTAGGAGACAAATGAGGATGCGACTCACCGGTGAAGGAACGTCTCGAGAATAG